In Chryseobacterium lactis, a single genomic region encodes these proteins:
- a CDS encoding TonB-dependent receptor: MKKISTFLVAATATLYFNNAYAQETPQDSAKVSSIDQIVITGNSNPKKKIESSTAISTFSAKEIQKQNPISAAALLQRVPGFAVETSGGEVGNNLFARGIPSAGAYEFVQVQEDGLPVFEDGALQFANADNFFRVDNSVSRLEALRGGSGSIYANNSPGGLINFITREGTNDFRGTAKLETSTYGLMRTDINLGGALVKDKLFFNVGGFYRVDDGIRKTGFKANNGGQIRMNLKYVFDKGYVKVYYKKLDDRNTFFLPIPLVQNGDKLKGFGGFDPNYGTYSYRAISQLNIPQAGGGFFSRNLEDGIHPKVDVLGAEFKYDLGNNFSVLNKTRYTNINMNYTGIFPAGGPKLASKYATDAVKDGGLGMSDYQYSLVSNGTVVNPEYVQKLGFWAIDKQMNNFVNDLQFNYKFDKGNVTAGFYKSNWKSQQYWNWSNILTTATDRPELLNLVNPSLSPSDTGYSKTYNGVMDMTFLQRNTQTQGSLNDLYVNLDYNVTDALSLNGGIRYSHDYYKGNFANTTTSNLNNSGLTTDGTHSFLTTTADDNMSVLGNKFTYWNYNIDKVSFTLAANYKINRENAVYARFSNGFRSPNEEAYYNYFSNPTPDKPLKSVSTNQLEVGYKYYSRTFDLAVIPFYSSLKNLSFTDVFSDGRSENIFANTENFGVELEGYARLFNNLLEVTFNGTIQNPKYKNLEAGSLLEGNTVRRMPKIYFNISPAVNITKSWRAYVSMNYYGKRFQDELNVQTLPSFTEFGAGMSYQLGKIRFAVDGTNIFNTIGITEGDPRAGSPTGDGIIMARPIMGAAARASITLDF, translated from the coding sequence ATGAAAAAAATATCAACCTTTTTAGTCGCCGCTACAGCTACGTTATATTTTAATAATGCTTATGCTCAGGAAACTCCGCAAGACTCTGCAAAAGTTTCTTCTATCGACCAGATTGTCATTACGGGAAATTCAAATCCGAAGAAAAAAATAGAATCCAGTACGGCAATCTCTACGTTCAGTGCTAAAGAAATTCAAAAGCAAAATCCTATCAGTGCTGCTGCTTTATTACAGCGGGTACCGGGTTTTGCTGTTGAGACTTCAGGAGGTGAAGTAGGAAATAACCTTTTTGCAAGAGGGATTCCTTCTGCGGGAGCGTATGAATTTGTACAAGTGCAGGAAGATGGTCTTCCGGTTTTTGAAGACGGAGCACTTCAGTTTGCCAATGCGGATAATTTTTTCCGTGTAGACAATTCGGTAAGCAGATTGGAGGCTTTGAGAGGAGGCTCAGGTTCTATTTATGCCAATAATTCTCCCGGTGGTCTTATCAACTTTATTACCAGAGAAGGAACCAATGATTTCAGAGGTACAGCGAAACTGGAAACGAGTACTTACGGATTGATGCGTACAGATATTAATCTCGGAGGAGCGTTGGTAAAAGATAAATTGTTTTTCAATGTAGGTGGTTTTTACAGGGTTGATGACGGTATCAGAAAAACAGGTTTTAAAGCCAATAATGGAGGCCAAATCAGAATGAACCTGAAATATGTCTTTGATAAAGGCTATGTTAAAGTGTATTATAAAAAACTGGATGACAGAAATACATTTTTCCTTCCTATTCCTTTGGTGCAAAACGGTGATAAGTTGAAAGGATTTGGTGGTTTTGATCCAAACTACGGGACATACAGTTACAGAGCTATCAGCCAGTTGAATATTCCACAGGCAGGAGGTGGCTTTTTCAGCAGAAACTTAGAAGATGGAATTCATCCTAAAGTTGATGTGTTGGGAGCTGAATTTAAATATGACCTTGGAAATAACTTCAGTGTGTTAAACAAAACAAGATATACCAATATCAACATGAATTACACAGGGATTTTCCCAGCCGGAGGTCCCAAGCTCGCCTCTAAATATGCCACTGACGCAGTGAAAGACGGAGGTCTTGGAATGAGCGATTATCAGTATTCTCTTGTAAGCAACGGCACGGTTGTAAATCCTGAGTATGTGCAAAAATTAGGATTCTGGGCGATCGACAAGCAGATGAATAATTTTGTGAATGATCTACAATTCAACTACAAATTTGATAAAGGAAATGTGACTGCCGGTTTCTATAAATCCAACTGGAAATCCCAACAATACTGGAACTGGAGTAATATTTTGACAACCGCCACAGATCGGCCTGAACTTTTGAACTTGGTTAATCCTTCTCTTAGTCCATCTGATACAGGATATTCCAAAACCTACAACGGGGTAATGGATATGACGTTTCTGCAAAGAAATACACAAACTCAAGGAAGTTTAAATGATCTCTATGTAAACCTTGATTATAATGTTACCGATGCATTGAGCCTAAACGGAGGAATTCGTTACAGCCATGATTATTATAAAGGAAACTTCGCCAATACAACAACTTCGAATTTAAATAACTCCGGATTAACAACAGATGGGACTCATAGTTTTTTAACCACTACAGCGGATGACAATATGAGTGTCCTTGGAAATAAATTTACCTATTGGAACTATAATATTGATAAAGTTTCCTTCACGTTGGCCGCTAATTATAAAATTAACAGAGAAAATGCGGTATATGCCCGTTTCTCTAATGGTTTCAGATCGCCGAATGAAGAAGCATATTATAATTACTTTTCCAATCCGACACCTGATAAACCTTTAAAATCGGTATCTACCAATCAGCTGGAAGTAGGGTATAAATATTACTCCCGTACTTTCGACTTAGCGGTTATTCCATTCTATTCATCATTGAAGAACCTTTCATTTACTGATGTTTTCTCTGATGGAAGATCAGAAAATATATTTGCCAATACAGAAAATTTTGGGGTAGAATTGGAAGGATATGCCCGTTTATTTAATAATTTATTGGAGGTAACTTTCAACGGAACGATTCAAAATCCTAAATATAAGAATCTTGAAGCAGGAAGTCTGTTAGAAGGAAATACCGTAAGAAGAATGCCGAAAATTTATTTTAATATTTCGCCTGCCGTGAATATTACAAAATCATGGAGAGCTTATGTGAGCATGAATTACTATGGAAAACGTTTCCAGGATGAATTGAATGTTCAGACCTTACCTTCGTTCACAGAATTTGGTGCAGGAATGTCTTACCAGCTTGGAAAGATTCGTTTTGCAGTAGATGGAACCAATATATTTAATACAATTGGTATCACAGAAGGGGACCCTAGAGCAGGATCACCTACAGGAGATGGTATTATCATGGCAAGACCTATCATGGGAGCCGCTGCCAGAGCTTCCATCACTTTGGATTTTTAA
- a CDS encoding MBL fold metallo-hydrolase, which yields MLQIQGFVFNFASENTYILYNENKNAWLIDPGNMNAQETEAINNFIIEKDLKIQKILLTHAHIDHVFGLQWAFDTFKVPVNMHQEDQEVLDMLQASGIRFGMSIDPVKVDVEYINEGDELELDGEKFKIYHVPGHSPGSVVYHNENQKFMISGDVLFEGSIGRTDLYKGNYDQLIDGIRTKLFVLDPETQVFSGHGNPTSIGFEKQYNPFLK from the coding sequence ATGCTTCAGATTCAAGGCTTCGTTTTCAATTTTGCGAGCGAAAATACATACATCCTTTACAACGAAAATAAAAATGCATGGTTAATTGATCCGGGAAATATGAATGCCCAGGAAACCGAGGCCATCAATAATTTTATCATCGAAAAGGACTTAAAAATCCAGAAAATTCTTCTTACCCACGCTCACATTGATCATGTCTTTGGACTTCAGTGGGCTTTTGATACCTTTAAAGTTCCTGTGAATATGCATCAGGAAGATCAGGAAGTACTGGACATGCTTCAAGCCAGCGGGATAAGATTCGGAATGAGTATTGATCCTGTAAAAGTAGACGTAGAATATATAAACGAAGGTGATGAGTTGGAACTGGATGGCGAAAAATTCAAAATCTATCATGTTCCGGGACATTCACCGGGCAGTGTTGTCTATCACAATGAAAATCAAAAATTCATGATTTCCGGAGATGTCCTTTTTGAAGGAAGCATCGGAAGAACGGATCTTTACAAAGGAAATTATGATCAGCTAATCGACGGAATCAGAACGAAGCTTTTTGTTTTGGATCCTGAAACACAGGTTTTTTCCGGCCATGGAAATCCTACATCCATCGGATTTGAGAAACAGTATAATCCATTTTTGAAATAG